TAGATGAACTCCTGCATTGTCACGCCCATCATTTCAATGCCGGTATAATCGATACCGACATATGCGAGGACACCTGTCAGAACGAAGCCGAGTATGGTTCCCAGTCCAATACTTACGATCGCCAAGGCACCCGCCTCAAATAAGATAACACGCGCCATCCCGAAGGGACGGGTTCCCACGGCACGTAACACACCAAACTCAAACATCCGTTCATACAACGACATGAAAAGTGTGTTGATGATTCCGAAGACAACCACGCCAAACAGTATAACGCCCATGATATATTTACTGTATTTTGTCATTTCTAACACGACGGTCAATTGCGACATCAGTTCCGTCCAGCTTAACACTTCATTGCCGTGCTGGGAATAGGTATCCCAAAATGGGAGTGTCGTCTCCTGAGAGTAGGCGATGGAGGTAAATTTAATCGCGATTTCATGGACATCCTTACCGATAGCAAGCATCTCTTGCGCTTTTTCGAGCCGGACGAACGCCATACCGCTATTCATCGCTGCGTCGGCAAAGTGATAGATACCCGAAATACGGAACATCTCTTGTGAGAGTTCTCCGCTTTCGGCTTGTGCTACCGTCACGACCACGCGATCCCCAAGTCCGATTTCTAAGATTTCAGCGAGTTTTGCACCGATGACAATATCGCGGCTATTATCCCCTTCAAAGTAAGCACCCTCTGTTATCGCATCATCAATCAAGGACAAGAATTTCTCTGTCGGCGGATGGACGCCGACGAGGCTAATCGCGCTGACATTCGCTGGGGATGTGATCATACTCGAAGCAAGTGTCCGTTGCGTAAAATGCGCAACAATCTCTTCTTTAGCGAGGCTTTCAGTCACCGAACCGAGTGCCTGAACTGTCAATGATACCTCTTGCGCGTCTCGAAAACCTTCCCGATGGATCTGCGCATCCCCGAGGAAAGAGGCGGTTGCTGTTCGTATCATCGTCTCTTCCATCCCTATCATGAAGGCATCAATAAAAATTAAAGCCGTCAGACCGATACCGATCGCTGTCGCGGCGATGAGGGTGCGACGTTTATTCCGAAAGATATTTCGCCATGCAAGCTTTACTAAAATCATGTTTTAATTTTACCTTGCGGATTTTTAATTTTACCTTGCGGAGGAACGACGTAGCTTGAAACTTTGATGCGGCATTTTCACGAGTCGCCCGCTCCGTTGTTGCGGGCTTGGTTTCTGGTGTCAATTCGGTCATCGGTTATCAAGAAAAGAAAGTGCTCTTTCCGACAACTGATAATTGATAATTGACAACTATCTTAGTGTGTCCGCATCGCGTGTGTGGGCAGAATTCGAGCGGCTTTTATCGCAGGAAACAGACTGACAATCGCTGCTGATAGCATAACGGTGAAAGCTGGAACAATAAGACATCGGGCGTTGACTTCAGCATATAACGTCTCGAATTTCATACCTCCGAAGCTAATTGGCTCGGGATATGTAATGCCGTATATAGATAGCAAGTAATTGGCGAAAACCCCAAGGAGCACACCAACTGCGATACTACCGATAGCGATGATAATCACTTCGCAGATGACCAGCCAGAAGATTTGCGACGGCTTCGTCCCGACTGCCTTCAGCACGCCGTATTCCCGTGTCCGCTCCAGCACTGACATCAGCACTGTGTTAAGAACCCCAATTGCCACAATGAGCATAATCACCCAGCGTGCAATCGCGTCTCCCTGCTGATCGGCTTTCATGGCGCGATAAAAGGATTTCGCGACCACTTGCCACGGTGCGACATCAAGCCTCGAATCGTTAAGACTCACTTCGATTGCGTTCCTAACTTTATCCACCTGATTGATATTTGAAACAATTACAACAATTTCGTGGACGCGTCCCTCAAGCACAAACAATTCCTGTGCATCGTCGATATGTAGATAACACGCCACTCGGTCTGTCATGTCGTCTCCGCTCTCTGCGATACCAACGATTTTATACACATCATTTGCGATTGAACCGTCCGCACCCTGCGAAAAAATCACAATCTCGCTACCGACCTTCGCAGAAAGAATCTTCGCCAAACCCTTTCCAATAACCGCTTCATGCGCAGCGATTTCCGCTAACGCCTTACCTTCAATCACCTTTTTGTCAAATCGGGTCGCTTGGGTCTCCCGCGCCACATCAATACCAATAATTTGGACACCCGTGCTCTTTTCACCGACCGAGCCGAGTCCGGCGGCA
The nucleotide sequence above comes from Candidatus Poribacteria bacterium. Encoded proteins:
- a CDS encoding ABC transporter permease; translated protein: MILVKLAWRNIFRNKRRTLIAATAIGIGLTALIFIDAFMIGMEETMIRTATASFLGDAQIHREGFRDAQEVSLTVQALGSVTESLAKEEIVAHFTQRTLASSMITSPANVSAISLVGVHPPTEKFLSLIDDAITEGAYFEGDNSRDIVIGAKLAEILEIGLGDRVVVTVAQAESGELSQEMFRISGIYHFADAAMNSGMAFVRLEKAQEMLAIGKDVHEIAIKFTSIAYSQETTLPFWDTYSQHGNEVLSWTELMSQLTVVLEMTKYSKYIMGVILFGVVVFGIINTLFMSLYERMFEFGVLRAVGTRPFGMARVILFEAGALAIVSIGLGTILGFVLTGVLAYVGIDYTGIEMMGVTMQEFIYPVLEVQQFIIYPIWVFIFTLIAGLYPARHVAKMAPVDALRRSF
- a CDS encoding ABC transporter permease; this translates as MILKIAFRNTFRQKRRTILTGLAMIVGFTLLSITIGLSDGAYGGMIEMFTRNRTGHIQVHREGYLDKPSLYETIDGYATMGETIQGTAGVDAWTPRMYAAGLGSVGEKSTGVQIIGIDVARETQATRFDKKVIEGKALAEIAAHEAVIGKGLAKILSAKVGSEIVIFSQGADGSIANDVYKIVGIAESGDDMTDRVACYLHIDDAQELFVLEGRVHEIVVIVSNINQVDKVRNAIEVSLNDSRLDVAPWQVVAKSFYRAMKADQQGDAIARWVIMLIVAIGVLNTVLMSVLERTREYGVLKAVGTKPSQIFWLVICEVIIIAIGSIAVGVLLGVFANYLLSIYGITYPEPISFGGMKFETLYAEVNARCLIVPAFTVMLSAAIVSLFPAIKAARILPTHAMRTH